From Solea senegalensis isolate Sse05_10M linkage group LG7, IFAPA_SoseM_1, whole genome shotgun sequence, a single genomic window includes:
- the LOC122772289 gene encoding tubulin polymerization-promoting protein family member 3-like has product MAQSSDLDLDLVLAAFKKFAVHGDMKATGEELNGKNWNKLCKDCKIIDGKNVTGTDVDIIFSKVKQKTSRVITYEEFQKALQELAPKRFKGQSKEEALESIYKLVEGGGPTNMGVTKVAKKGAVDRLTDTSRYTGSHKERFDDSGRGKGRKGREELVENTGYVGAYKNAGTYESKMKGEK; this is encoded by the exons ATGGCGCAGAGCTCGGACCTAGACCTGGACCTGGTCCTCGCAGCTTTTAAGAAGTTTGCCGTTCATGGAGACATGAAGGCGACGGGGGAGGAGCTGAACGGGAAGAACTGGAACAAACTGTGCAAAGACTGTAAGATCATCGACGGCAAGAACGTCACCGGCACCGACGTCGACATCATCTTCTCTAAAGTCAA acagaaGACGTCTCGGGTCATCACATATGAGGAGTTTCAAAAAGCTCTGCAGGAGCTCGCGCCAAAGAGGTTCAAAGGTCAAAGTAAAGAGGAGGCACTGGAGTCTATTTACAAGCTGGTGGAAGGGGGCGGGCCCACCAATATGGGTGTGACG AAAGTGGCAAAGAAGGGGGCCGTGGACCGTCTCACAGACACATCCCGCTACACCGGATCACACAAGGAGCGTTTTGATGACAGTGGCCGGGGCAAAGGTCGCAAGGGCCGTGAAGAGCTTGTGGAGAACACTGGCTACGTGGGAGCGTATAAGAACGCCGGGACATACGAGTCCAAGATGAAGGGAGAGAAATAA